The Candidatus Nitrosotenuis cloacae genome contains a region encoding:
- a CDS encoding V-type ATP synthase subunit F: protein MKIVTVGSRIFVTSFQLAGVQGVVVDSPQGAFSEVKKLSDDPDVGLVLISEDISTPISTDLTKLRATKSKPLIFSLPSVGSEKKEVDYRKMLKTILGV from the coding sequence GTGAAGATCGTCACAGTCGGAAGCAGAATTTTTGTCACCTCGTTTCAGCTTGCCGGAGTTCAGGGAGTCGTAGTCGACAGCCCGCAGGGTGCATTTTCGGAGGTAAAGAAACTTTCAGACGACCCAGATGTGGGCCTTGTGCTGATTAGTGAGGACATCTCGACACCAATAAGCACAGATCTCACAAAATTGCGTGCAACAAAATCAAAACCCTTGATATTTTCGCTGCCATCAGTCGGCTCTGAGAAAAAGGAAGTTGACTATAGAAAGATGCTCAAAACTATTTTGGGCGTCTAG
- the carA gene encoding glutamine-hydrolyzing carbamoyl-phosphate synthase small subunit has translation MHFSRVTISIKKAQQANKHGKLILSDGTVFDGIGFGYPKTVFGEIVFNTGMVGYTETLTDPSYAGQILTLTYPLIGNYGVPDPQTTDSSGIPEFFESERIQARGLVVHELSEFASHWNLKMTLDEWMYNEKVPGISGIDTRGLTKKLRSGGVMMAALAVSDSPIDTEQVKKQLAEANPYTSEQFMDQVSTKTAQTFGTEQDCVVVIDTGVKNAILRNVRDLGYKVVKLPWNATIDQVLSYKPKGVILSNGPGDPEKCPQTIDTAKQLIEKNIPTLGICLGAQIIGLAGGATTYKLKYGHRGQNKSCVNLKNNQVYVTSQNHGYGIDPESLKNTNFDLWFTNADDNTVEGIRHKLKKIIAVQFHPEASPGPYDCKYVFEELDSMIKEGDSNS, from the coding sequence ATCCACTTTTCGAGGGTCACAATTTCCATCAAAAAAGCCCAACAGGCAAACAAACACGGAAAACTAATTCTGTCTGACGGTACCGTCTTTGACGGCATTGGGTTTGGGTACCCGAAGACTGTTTTTGGCGAGATCGTCTTCAATACTGGCATGGTTGGGTACACCGAGACACTCACCGATCCGTCATATGCTGGCCAAATCCTGACTCTTACCTACCCGCTTATCGGCAACTATGGCGTTCCAGACCCACAGACAACGGACTCGTCTGGCATACCTGAATTCTTTGAATCCGAGAGGATACAGGCGCGCGGGCTCGTAGTCCACGAACTGTCAGAGTTTGCCAGCCACTGGAACCTAAAGATGACACTTGACGAATGGATGTATAATGAAAAGGTTCCAGGAATATCTGGCATTGACACGCGCGGGCTGACCAAAAAACTTCGATCCGGGGGCGTCATGATGGCAGCACTTGCAGTTTCTGATTCACCAATTGACACTGAACAAGTCAAAAAGCAGCTTGCGGAGGCAAATCCGTACACATCCGAGCAGTTCATGGACCAAGTGTCAACAAAGACAGCCCAGACATTTGGTACCGAGCAGGACTGCGTCGTGGTGATTGACACCGGGGTAAAGAACGCGATTCTAAGAAATGTGCGCGACCTGGGCTACAAGGTGGTAAAGCTTCCATGGAACGCCACCATCGACCAAGTACTGTCGTACAAACCAAAGGGTGTGATACTGAGCAACGGTCCAGGCGACCCGGAAAAATGCCCACAAACAATTGACACTGCAAAACAACTCATCGAAAAAAACATCCCGACACTTGGCATCTGCCTTGGCGCGCAAATAATCGGACTTGCTGGAGGTGCTACCACTTACAAGCTAAAGTATGGGCACCGCGGGCAAAACAAGTCGTGCGTCAACTTGAAGAACAACCAGGTCTACGTGACCAGTCAGAATCACGGGTATGGAATAGACCCGGAATCTCTGAAAAATACCAACTTTGATTTATGGTTTACCAACGCAGACGACAACACAGTCGAAGGAATACGACACAAACTCAAAAAGATAATCGCCGTTCAGTTCCACCCAGAAGCTTCGCCGGGGCCATACGATTGTAAGTATGTCTTTGAGGAGCTTGACAGTATGATAAAGGAGGGAGATTCTAATTCGTAA
- the lsrF gene encoding 3-hydroxy-5-phosphonooxypentane-2,4-dione thiolase, with product MDWGLKNRLASIIKPQNNRGVMLAVDHGYFLGPTEKLEMPRKTIAPLLKYCDSLMVTRGVVRTSVDASYPVPIVLRVSGGASIIGEDLSNEKITTSVKDAIKINASALAMSIFVGAKYEHNSLVSLGNLVNEAEEYGLPVLAVTAVGKELEKRDARYLSLSCRIAAEFGAHVVKTYYCDNFQKVVNSCPVPVIVAGGPKIPERDALALTYNAVKAGAAGVDMGRNIWQSQFPIPMIRAVRAIVHSNYNLNQAYEMFKKLCKEYPANNKPSQPFTGRPQNPQQQRPNQQKPNQQKPNQQRPQNPQKPQQKQQKPNPQKQQQRPNQQKPNQQKPNQQRPQNQQKPQQKPQQQKPAQQKPQQQKPAQQKPQQAKPQQTLQTKPESQPASAAQPKQ from the coding sequence ATGGATTGGGGATTAAAAAACAGACTTGCAAGTATAATCAAACCACAGAATAATCGTGGTGTGATGCTTGCTGTAGATCATGGTTACTTTTTAGGACCGACAGAAAAGCTTGAAATGCCAAGAAAGACAATTGCACCACTTTTGAAATATTGCGATTCCTTGATGGTAACTCGTGGAGTAGTAAGGACATCAGTCGATGCCAGCTACCCAGTTCCGATTGTGCTGCGCGTGTCTGGAGGTGCCAGCATAATAGGTGAGGATCTCTCAAATGAGAAAATCACCACAAGCGTCAAAGACGCAATCAAAATCAATGCAAGCGCCTTGGCAATGTCAATCTTTGTTGGCGCCAAGTACGAACACAACTCGCTTGTAAGCCTTGGAAACCTAGTAAACGAAGCAGAAGAATACGGGCTGCCGGTACTCGCAGTAACTGCGGTAGGCAAGGAGCTTGAAAAAAGAGATGCTAGGTACCTTTCATTATCCTGCAGAATTGCAGCAGAATTTGGAGCGCACGTGGTAAAAACATACTATTGCGATAACTTCCAAAAGGTGGTAAACAGCTGCCCAGTTCCAGTAATAGTGGCTGGAGGACCAAAAATTCCAGAGCGAGACGCATTGGCTCTGACCTACAACGCAGTAAAGGCAGGAGCTGCAGGCGTCGACATGGGACGAAACATCTGGCAATCACAGTTCCCAATTCCTATGATTAGGGCCGTGCGCGCAATCGTGCATTCCAACTATAATCTCAACCAGGCGTATGAGATGTTCAAAAAACTCTGTAAAGAATACCCTGCAAACAACAAACCCTCACAACCATTCACTGGAAGGCCGCAGAACCCGCAACAACAGCGACCAAATCAACAAAAGCCAAACCAGCAAAAGCCAAACCAACAGCGACCACAAAACCCGCAAAAACCACAACAGAAACAACAAAAGCCAAATCCACAAAAGCAACAACAGCGACCAAATCAACAAAAGCCAAACCAGCAAAAGCCAAACCAACAACGACCACAAAACCAGCAAAAGCCGCAGCAGAAACCACAACAACAAAAACCAGCCCAGCAAAAACCACAACAACAAAAACCAGCCCAGCAAAAACCACAGCAAGCAAAACCGCAGCAGACTCTACAAACCAAACCTGAGTCACAGCCTGCATCTGCAGCACAGCCAAAACAGTAG
- the ilvB gene encoding biosynthetic-type acetolactate synthase large subunit, translating to MQTMSGAKALIKALEKQGVKEIFGLPGGANLPMYDELFKSNIRHILVRHEQSAAHMADGFGRVSRRAGVCFATSGPGATNIVTGLATAQADSAPMVAITGQVPLSMIGRDAFQESDIIGIANPIVKYSYQPTTAAEIPEVVKKGFYIAETGRPGAVLIDIPKDVQQNDAEIPFPDEVKIRGYHPWSDPDVVAIEKAISLLLSSTRPVILAGGGVIISSAFAELQSIAELLMIPVVSTFKGKGAFPENHPLSLGPIGMHGHAEANKIMSEADCVLAIGTRFSDRSVGRFDEFERNLKIIHLDVDPAEIGKNQSASVAVVGDVKASLRIFLRLLAQKALKKSEQNVWLQHVTEVKDYWRANLKLHPGELTAAKILRKLREVMPAESIVTTEVGQHQMWASLFYDVIHPGTFFSSTGLGTMGWGFPAAIGAKAARPDLPVVDIAGDGSFNMTENSLATAVLENLPVIVFLVNNYTLGMVAQWQRTFYDRRMIGVDQKHCPDYVKLAESYGAQGIRVGSLDELGHAIKAGLKSDVATVIDIPIDPEEDVLPFVAPGTSLKDMILPS from the coding sequence ATGCAAACAATGTCGGGTGCCAAGGCACTAATCAAAGCACTGGAAAAACAAGGAGTAAAGGAGATCTTCGGCCTACCGGGAGGTGCAAACCTTCCAATGTATGACGAGTTGTTCAAAAGCAACATACGTCATATCCTGGTAAGACACGAGCAGTCAGCAGCACACATGGCGGACGGCTTTGGAAGGGTAAGCAGGAGGGCAGGTGTCTGCTTTGCAACATCCGGGCCTGGCGCAACAAACATTGTGACGGGACTTGCAACTGCACAGGCGGATTCTGCACCGATGGTGGCAATCACCGGTCAGGTGCCTTTGTCGATGATTGGAAGGGATGCATTCCAGGAAAGCGACATCATCGGAATCGCAAACCCGATCGTAAAATATTCGTACCAGCCAACCACAGCTGCAGAAATCCCAGAAGTGGTAAAGAAGGGATTCTACATTGCAGAGACTGGAAGGCCTGGTGCAGTGTTGATTGACATTCCAAAAGACGTCCAACAAAACGACGCCGAGATCCCATTCCCAGACGAAGTGAAAATACGCGGATACCATCCGTGGAGTGATCCTGATGTTGTGGCAATAGAAAAAGCAATCTCGTTATTACTCTCATCGACAAGACCTGTAATTTTGGCCGGAGGGGGCGTCATAATCTCGTCCGCATTTGCAGAGCTGCAGTCAATTGCCGAATTGCTCATGATTCCAGTCGTATCAACCTTCAAAGGAAAGGGCGCGTTTCCAGAAAACCATCCGTTGTCATTGGGACCAATAGGCATGCACGGACATGCCGAGGCAAACAAGATTATGAGCGAGGCAGACTGCGTGTTGGCAATTGGAACCAGGTTCTCGGACAGATCCGTTGGCAGATTTGACGAATTTGAGAGAAACTTGAAGATCATACACCTTGACGTAGACCCAGCAGAGATTGGCAAGAACCAGTCAGCTAGCGTAGCTGTAGTGGGTGACGTAAAGGCATCACTTAGAATATTTCTCAGATTACTTGCGCAAAAGGCACTAAAGAAATCCGAACAAAACGTCTGGTTACAACACGTAACTGAGGTAAAGGATTACTGGCGAGCTAACCTCAAGCTCCATCCTGGAGAATTGACTGCGGCAAAGATATTACGCAAATTGCGCGAGGTGATGCCTGCCGAGTCAATTGTTACTACTGAGGTAGGACAGCACCAGATGTGGGCGTCGTTGTTCTATGATGTGATTCACCCAGGAACCTTCTTCAGCTCAACCGGCCTAGGCACCATGGGATGGGGATTTCCTGCCGCAATAGGTGCAAAGGCTGCAAGGCCTGACTTGCCCGTAGTGGACATTGCAGGCGATGGCAGCTTTAACATGACTGAAAACTCTCTAGCTACTGCCGTCTTGGAAAACCTACCTGTTATAGTATTCTTGGTAAACAACTACACCTTGGGTATGGTTGCCCAGTGGCAAAGGACGTTTTATGACAGGAGGATGATCGGAGTTGATCAAAAACACTGTCCTGACTATGTAAAACTTGCAGAATCTTACGGCGCGCAGGGAATCCGAGTCGGAAGCCTTGACGAGCTTGGCCACGCAATCAAGGCCGGACTAAAAAGCGACGTTGCTACCGTAATTGACATCCCAATAGACCCAGAGGAAGACGTACTCCCATTTGTGGCGCCTGGAACGTCCCTTAAGGACATGATACTCCCGTCGTGA
- the ilvN gene encoding acetolactate synthase small subunit translates to MVWAILSLLVENKPGILFKVTHLFRSKNFNIDSISVGVTQNPEFSKITITTIGDEKQIAQIVKQLDKMIDTIEVKQLDEKKTVYRELVIFRIKLSKASDSMEISNIANAFGAKIHDARKDSIMLELTATPDQINNLQELLKPYEILDIARTGVAALQRAGD, encoded by the coding sequence TTGGTTTGGGCAATACTATCACTACTTGTTGAAAACAAGCCGGGAATCCTCTTTAAGGTGACACACCTATTCAGGTCCAAAAACTTTAACATAGACAGCATCTCGGTAGGCGTGACCCAGAACCCCGAGTTCTCAAAAATAACAATCACCACAATCGGGGACGAAAAGCAGATTGCTCAAATTGTAAAGCAACTTGACAAAATGATTGATACAATAGAGGTAAAACAACTAGACGAGAAAAAAACAGTGTACCGGGAGTTGGTAATATTTAGAATCAAACTTTCAAAGGCGTCTGACAGCATGGAGATTAGCAACATCGCAAACGCGTTCGGGGCAAAAATCCACGACGCACGGAAGGACTCCATCATGTTAGAATTGACCGCAACGCCTGATCAGATAAACAACTTGCAGGAATTGCTAAAGCCGTACGAGATACTTGACATAGCGCGAACCGGAGTTGCTGCATTGCAGAGGGCGGGAGATTGA
- a CDS encoding metallophosphoesterase, giving the protein MATTKLIPSKPALILEGEKRHLIVTDLHIGFESNLAHNKIFVGKNTTLDESIQEILSLIREHTPDDIILLGDVKSGISRISKSEWNDIPKFLSEIQKETDVILVPGNHDANIQHLVPDGITMISSVGMIVENVLLTHGHTMPPERFAHVDKIIMGHVHPVFFDESSILNGQRVWVSAKVKKESIFASASGEIEIIIVPSFNRYFYATKKKQYKKSISPITEKIKGSLSARIVTLDGAIIGDETLLSAVI; this is encoded by the coding sequence GTGGCTACAACCAAGCTGATTCCATCAAAACCTGCTTTGATTCTAGAAGGCGAGAAAAGGCACCTAATTGTCACAGACTTGCACATCGGCTTTGAGAGCAATCTGGCGCACAACAAGATCTTTGTTGGCAAAAATACCACGCTTGACGAGTCGATTCAGGAGATTCTATCCTTAATCAGAGAACACACGCCAGACGATATAATACTGCTCGGCGACGTAAAGTCTGGAATCAGCAGGATCTCAAAGAGCGAGTGGAACGACATACCAAAATTTCTAAGCGAGATTCAAAAGGAAACAGATGTGATCTTGGTTCCAGGAAACCACGATGCGAACATACAGCACTTGGTCCCAGACGGAATCACGATGATAAGCTCAGTTGGAATGATAGTTGAAAACGTTCTGCTCACGCATGGTCACACGATGCCGCCAGAGAGATTTGCGCATGTGGACAAGATAATCATGGGGCATGTGCATCCGGTGTTTTTTGACGAGAGTTCCATCCTAAATGGTCAGAGAGTCTGGGTGTCAGCAAAGGTCAAAAAAGAAAGCATCTTCGCATCAGCGTCAGGAGAGATAGAGATAATCATAGTTCCGTCGTTTAACCGGTATTTTTACGCGACAAAAAAGAAGCAATACAAAAAATCAATCTCCCCAATTACGGAGAAGATCAAGGGATCATTATCGGCAAGAATAGTAACACTGGATGGCGCGATAATAGGGGATGAGACGCTTCTTTCAGCAGTTATCTAG
- a CDS encoding DUF1059 domain-containing protein has product MTIKLTCSDYGFECGFVINGEKSLTLIQNLRDHFENEHGIDYSVDAVIQMIVNMGHSRDSIRDK; this is encoded by the coding sequence ATGACAATAAAACTGACATGCTCAGACTACGGATTTGAGTGCGGATTTGTGATTAATGGTGAGAAAAGCCTCACGCTGATTCAGAATTTGCGCGACCATTTTGAAAATGAGCACGGTATTGATTATTCGGTAGACGCAGTAATACAGATGATTGTCAACATGGGCCACTCACGAGACTCGATCAGAGACAAGTAA
- a CDS encoding nuclear transport factor 2 family protein, whose amino-acid sequence MSDRQEIIQVIETFFEIGKTKDLTPLRTIQLDDPAFSSFSDVPPYDLKDFKTTVALEELRFVSISDYSYQIRNPKISIFGDCAIVAFELNQKGMLVDNKAFTGEHISIDGRATFVLVKKPEWKIVHIHLSKIE is encoded by the coding sequence TTGTCAGACAGGCAGGAAATCATCCAGGTAATAGAGACGTTTTTTGAGATTGGTAAGACAAAGGACTTAACCCCGCTGCGTACCATCCAGCTTGACGATCCTGCGTTTTCTAGTTTCTCAGACGTGCCGCCCTACGACCTAAAAGATTTCAAGACTACAGTGGCACTAGAGGAGCTCCGTTTTGTCAGCATATCTGATTACAGCTACCAGATCAGAAATCCAAAGATCAGCATCTTTGGAGATTGTGCAATAGTGGCGTTTGAGCTGAACCAGAAGGGGATGCTGGTGGACAACAAGGCGTTCACAGGCGAGCACATATCCATTGACGGACGCGCCACGTTTGTGCTTGTAAAAAAGCCAGAGTGGAAGATAGTCCACATTCACCTATCAAAAATAGAATAG
- a CDS encoding RidA family protein: protein MIEQKLKELGITLPVPPKPAGSYIPVVRSGNLAFVSGQIPMQDGKVVFTGKVPTERTVDEARQAAKLCAVNILAQLKANIGSLDKVSKIVRVSGFVNSAQDFTEHPKIINAASDLFFEIFGENGKHSRIAVGVSSLPLNSTVEIDMTVEIS, encoded by the coding sequence GTGATAGAGCAAAAATTAAAAGAACTTGGAATCACGCTTCCAGTCCCGCCAAAGCCGGCAGGGTCATACATACCAGTTGTCCGCTCAGGTAACCTGGCGTTTGTGTCAGGCCAGATTCCGATGCAGGACGGCAAGGTTGTGTTCACAGGAAAGGTCCCTACAGAGAGAACCGTCGATGAGGCAAGGCAGGCGGCAAAGCTTTGTGCAGTCAACATACTGGCACAGCTAAAGGCAAACATCGGAAGCTTGGACAAGGTTTCAAAGATTGTGCGAGTGTCAGGATTTGTAAATTCCGCTCAGGATTTCACAGAGCACCCAAAGATAATCAACGCCGCATCGGATCTGTTCTTTGAGATCTTCGGAGAAAATGGCAAGCATTCCAGAATTGCAGTCGGGGTGTCTAGCCTTCCGCTAAATTCCACAGTTGAAATAGATATGACTGTTGAGATCAGTTAA
- a CDS encoding zinc-dependent dehydrogenase encodes MKTAFVKGPASVGVDEAERPGLNSGEILVKMQSCGICGSDVEKVFGKYGQPSMRLGHEPSGIVIEVGANVTGFAKGDRVFTHHHVPCYSCQYCAHGNETMCKKYSETNLSPCGLSEEYIVPEWNVAHGGVLKIPDSMSFDEAAMIEPLACCVRAWNKFRYQKGDTVAIFGTGPTGVMHAMIAKANAFSKIFCFDVNDFRLDFAKTFGAITLKSGDQGAIPRVLSETHDLGVDVSIVATSHLGAVSDAISCTRKGGTIILFGVPTKGATMDIDMSVIYSKEITLTPTYAASDSDTKQALDLISSGKVGVKNLITHRYSLAESQKAFEHAHTGQNAMKIIIHT; translated from the coding sequence ATGAAGACTGCGTTTGTTAAAGGCCCAGCATCAGTAGGCGTAGATGAGGCGGAGCGACCAGGGCTTAACTCGGGCGAGATTTTAGTAAAAATGCAGTCGTGTGGAATTTGCGGCTCGGACGTGGAAAAGGTGTTTGGAAAATACGGACAACCATCGATGCGGCTGGGGCACGAGCCGTCTGGAATAGTTATCGAGGTGGGAGCAAACGTCACGGGCTTTGCAAAAGGAGATCGCGTCTTTACGCATCACCATGTTCCGTGTTACTCGTGCCAGTACTGTGCGCATGGAAATGAGACCATGTGCAAAAAATACTCCGAGACAAACCTGTCCCCATGCGGGCTATCCGAAGAGTACATTGTTCCTGAGTGGAATGTTGCTCATGGAGGGGTGTTAAAGATTCCGGACTCGATGTCGTTTGATGAGGCCGCAATGATTGAGCCCTTGGCGTGCTGTGTTCGGGCTTGGAACAAATTCCGGTACCAAAAGGGTGACACTGTGGCAATATTTGGAACTGGGCCGACGGGTGTAATGCATGCAATGATTGCCAAGGCAAACGCATTTTCCAAGATCTTTTGTTTTGATGTCAATGACTTTAGGCTGGACTTTGCAAAAACATTTGGGGCAATTACGCTAAAATCCGGCGATCAGGGTGCGATTCCAAGGGTGCTCTCTGAAACGCATGATCTTGGAGTGGATGTGTCAATTGTGGCTACAAGCCACCTTGGAGCGGTATCTGACGCAATATCTTGTACCAGAAAGGGAGGCACGATAATCTTGTTTGGTGTTCCAACAAAAGGCGCCACCATGGACATCGACATGAGCGTCATATACTCAAAAGAGATCACACTGACTCCGACTTATGCTGCATCAGACAGCGACACAAAACAAGCACTTGATCTGATCTCATCTGGCAAAGTTGGCGTGAAAAATCTGATCACTCACAGATACTCGCTTGCAGAATCCCAAAAAGCCTTTGAGCACGCCCACACGGGTCAAAATGCGATGAAGATAATCATCCACACTTAG
- a CDS encoding AAA family ATPase, producing the protein MSLAPQELENNASKYASDAIRLDSQGARGMAIASYQKAIDSLVKLIQLYPDNKLNKVYTERCRAYENRIKALQMTHGVDLEPAVDPNATPSEQKAQLEKKKDEDDFDDMIMKEKPDVTWKEVIGLDDAKNALRESIVYPTQRGDLFPLGWPRGILLYGPPGCGKTVLAAATANEIDGYFIVVDAASMMSKWLGEAEKNVSKVFKMARGYAEKENKPVILFIDEIDSLLGNRNSEVGGEVRTKNQFLTEMDGINGKGKDIKMYVIGATNKPWSLDWPFLRRFQKRVYVPLPTLEARQNLFELYTAQLKKDDKVKESELAKIFDGYSASDIKDICQSAQLKIVNELFSSPTYHEPVAGETPSQPRPLSMADFRDIMNRRKPSVSMDMIRAYYKWSEQFRAL; encoded by the coding sequence ATGAGTCTAGCACCACAAGAATTAGAAAATAATGCGAGCAAGTATGCCTCAGACGCAATCCGACTTGATTCCCAAGGAGCAAGAGGAATGGCTATTGCGAGCTACCAAAAAGCAATCGATTCGCTTGTTAAATTAATCCAGCTGTATCCAGATAACAAACTAAACAAAGTCTACACAGAACGTTGCCGTGCATACGAGAATCGTATCAAGGCACTCCAGATGACTCATGGCGTTGACCTGGAGCCGGCAGTTGATCCAAATGCAACTCCGTCCGAACAAAAAGCGCAACTCGAGAAGAAAAAAGATGAAGACGACTTTGACGACATGATAATGAAGGAAAAGCCTGACGTTACCTGGAAGGAGGTAATAGGACTGGACGATGCAAAGAACGCACTGCGTGAATCTATTGTTTATCCTACTCAACGAGGGGACTTGTTCCCGCTTGGCTGGCCTAGAGGAATCTTACTGTATGGGCCGCCAGGATGTGGAAAGACAGTTCTTGCCGCAGCAACTGCAAACGAAATTGACGGCTATTTCATCGTAGTGGATGCAGCATCAATGATGAGCAAGTGGCTTGGCGAGGCGGAAAAAAACGTCTCAAAGGTGTTCAAGATGGCTCGCGGGTACGCAGAAAAGGAAAACAAGCCGGTAATACTATTCATCGATGAAATCGACTCTCTGCTTGGAAACAGAAATTCCGAGGTGGGGGGCGAGGTTAGAACAAAGAACCAATTTCTCACCGAGATGGATGGAATCAACGGAAAGGGCAAGGACATCAAAATGTATGTAATCGGCGCAACAAACAAGCCGTGGAGCCTTGACTGGCCGTTCCTCAGAAGATTCCAAAAAAGAGTGTATGTGCCACTTCCTACACTGGAGGCGCGACAGAATCTCTTTGAATTGTATACTGCCCAGCTCAAAAAGGACGACAAGGTAAAGGAGTCGGAACTGGCAAAGATCTTCGACGGATACTCTGCATCAGACATCAAGGACATATGCCAGAGTGCCCAACTCAAAATAGTAAACGAACTATTCAGCAGCCCTACATACCACGAGCCGGTAGCAGGCGAGACGCCGTCGCAACCGAGACCGCTGTCGATGGCCGACTTTAGGGATATCATGAACAGAAGAAAGCCCAGCGTCTCGATGGACATGATCCGAGCTTACTACAAGTGGAGCGAGCAATTCAGAGCCCTCTAA
- a CDS encoding TrmB family transcriptional regulator produces MAKEHEVTVSLEEFGLSKYEARAYVTLITKGTISASEVAYYSELPRTKVYPVLLKLQQKKLAILSKSKPVMCTGIAPEDAFDYIVHEQINKVEAMNTLVSRLKKISEESKKARGAEEKRYFHLNSNYVVKQMKTMIDGTKSSIHITADSWGMSILAECKEEILSVLRRDVDVRIIVPTQVIGSEPFRTIPDGVKIRSSEIIQNCLIFDDTELLIIDNTNGKGAVFAATDILGANQTRLFSQIWKIALKIDNLTEMTKSQAQEVCKIINVINENGLGFALNSVMSSKAKFVDFVRCLEKNGISLKDRSLEDVLDIVNSTLEITCAGRLQHDEKTNSIVLESKINSGHSLPWAMLIESYLEQKGQHSKMIYHSDAHKGEQVHLKINQ; encoded by the coding sequence ATGGCAAAAGAGCACGAGGTAACAGTAAGTTTGGAGGAGTTTGGCCTCTCAAAGTATGAAGCCCGGGCATATGTTACTCTGATTACAAAGGGGACGATTTCCGCAAGCGAGGTCGCATATTATTCGGAACTGCCAAGGACCAAGGTCTACCCGGTACTGTTGAAACTGCAGCAGAAAAAGCTGGCAATACTCTCAAAGAGCAAACCGGTGATGTGCACAGGTATTGCCCCAGAGGATGCGTTTGACTATATCGTTCATGAGCAGATAAACAAGGTGGAGGCAATGAACACGCTTGTCTCAAGACTCAAGAAGATAAGTGAGGAGAGCAAAAAGGCCAGAGGTGCCGAGGAGAAACGATATTTCCACCTCAATTCGAATTACGTGGTAAAGCAGATGAAGACTATGATTGACGGTACAAAGTCGTCAATACACATAACTGCAGACTCGTGGGGTATGAGCATCCTTGCGGAGTGCAAAGAGGAGATCCTTTCAGTGCTACGACGCGACGTAGATGTCAGAATCATAGTTCCAACACAGGTAATCGGAAGCGAGCCGTTTAGGACAATTCCGGACGGGGTCAAGATAAGATCATCTGAGATAATCCAAAACTGCCTCATATTTGACGACACTGAATTGCTGATAATCGACAACACGAACGGCAAGGGAGCGGTGTTTGCTGCAACCGACATCCTCGGTGCAAATCAGACAAGGCTGTTCTCCCAGATATGGAAGATTGCGCTAAAAATTGACAACCTCACAGAGATGACAAAGAGTCAGGCACAGGAGGTGTGCAAGATAATCAACGTGATCAACGAGAACGGGCTCGGATTTGCCCTAAATTCAGTCATGAGTTCGAAGGCAAAGTTTGTGGACTTTGTAAGGTGCCTTGAGAAAAACGGCATCTCGCTCAAGGACAGATCGCTTGAGGATGTTTTGGATATTGTAAACTCAACTTTGGAGATAACGTGCGCAGGCAGGCTGCAGCACGATGAAAAGACGAACAGCATCGTACTAGAATCAAAGATAAACAGCGGGCACTCGCTCCCATGGGCCATGCTAATTGAGAGCTATCTGGAGCAGAAGGGACAGCACTCAAAGATGATCTACCACTCAGATGCGCACAAGGGCGAGCAAGTTCACCTAAAGATTAACCAGTAA